The Vescimonas coprocola genome includes a window with the following:
- a CDS encoding TasA family protein — protein MTNRKSTKRALLGSVMAMVLCLAMLVGATFAWFTDTASTNVNKIQAGNLDVVLEMQNADGKWVSAEGKTLDFVKAADAKGEAILWEPGCTYELPALRIRNNGNLALKYKVIITGINGSAKLNTVIDWTIGDVAMGAEQHLAAGESNAFTIKGHMWESAGNEYMNESIDGIAITVVATQDTVESDSFNNTYDANATYPVVAVGDVNTDGDTVLKDKEENHTIQVTVPAGALDEGVQSLKLEVVKSATPAGVKVASTESSQSYEVTMKDQSGNAVSTNGTLMTVEMNVGKNRTALKLYHNGEKMTKDNGALTDAADHYVYDAATGYVTMKVSHFSPFTAVFARDYWTDHAADGYATPVDTANKVVTVASAEELALFAKEVTDDGKNYSGYTLNLANDVDLGEYLWKPINGYNRLSGIVVNGNGHTIRNMKVRGCTNSSDRSVYGAGFIGDINGAVTVKDIAFDGADVYFVNDAKPQFAGNVGGVVLGYTYGTTLFENVSVTNSSIWGYGKIGILLGMGADPGVKVTFKGCVSKNNTIHAAYDMGGLAGMIQRGNGVDNASVENCTVENITVDYYEECVDVQGKATLKENDKNGADVIKEVSGKYWVNGGYYWGGYADYYVSYGDSSYDAPVEGYRMRLANSEYCVNK, from the coding sequence ATGACAAACCGCAAGAGTACCAAACGGGCCTTGCTGGGCAGCGTCATGGCCATGGTTCTGTGCCTGGCTATGCTGGTAGGCGCTACCTTCGCATGGTTCACCGACACCGCAAGCACCAACGTCAACAAAATTCAGGCCGGTAACCTGGATGTGGTGCTGGAGATGCAGAACGCTGACGGCAAGTGGGTCAGCGCCGAGGGCAAGACGCTGGACTTCGTCAAGGCCGCTGATGCTAAGGGCGAAGCCATCCTGTGGGAGCCGGGCTGTACCTATGAACTGCCCGCCCTGCGGATCCGCAACAACGGCAATCTGGCGCTGAAGTACAAGGTGATCATCACCGGTATCAACGGCAGCGCCAAGCTGAACACTGTCATCGACTGGACCATCGGCGATGTGGCGATGGGCGCTGAGCAGCATCTGGCGGCCGGCGAGAGCAATGCCTTCACCATCAAGGGCCATATGTGGGAGTCCGCCGGCAATGAGTACATGAACGAGTCCATCGACGGCATCGCCATCACCGTGGTGGCCACCCAGGACACCGTGGAGAGCGACAGCTTCAACAACACCTACGATGCCAACGCCACCTATCCCGTGGTGGCTGTGGGCGATGTGAATACCGACGGCGACACCGTGCTGAAGGACAAGGAAGAGAATCACACCATTCAGGTAACGGTGCCTGCGGGCGCTCTGGATGAGGGCGTGCAGTCCCTGAAGCTGGAGGTGGTGAAGAGCGCCACGCCCGCTGGGGTGAAGGTTGCAAGCACCGAGAGCAGCCAGAGCTATGAGGTCACGATGAAGGACCAGAGCGGCAACGCTGTCAGCACGAATGGTACGCTGATGACGGTGGAGATGAACGTCGGCAAGAACCGTACCGCTCTGAAGCTCTATCATAATGGCGAGAAAATGACAAAAGACAATGGGGCCCTAACGGATGCGGCGGATCACTATGTGTACGACGCCGCCACCGGCTATGTCACCATGAAGGTCAGCCACTTCTCTCCCTTCACCGCTGTGTTTGCCAGAGATTACTGGACTGACCATGCGGCGGACGGCTATGCCACGCCGGTGGATACCGCCAACAAGGTGGTGACGGTGGCCTCCGCTGAGGAGTTGGCCCTGTTTGCCAAGGAAGTCACGGACGACGGTAAGAATTACAGCGGTTATACCCTGAATCTCGCCAATGATGTAGATCTGGGTGAGTACCTGTGGAAGCCCATTAACGGCTATAACCGGCTTTCCGGTATTGTCGTGAACGGTAACGGCCATACCATCCGGAACATGAAGGTACGTGGCTGCACGAATAGCAGTGATAGAAGCGTTTACGGCGCAGGCTTCATCGGTGATATCAACGGTGCAGTCACTGTTAAGGATATCGCCTTTGATGGAGCGGATGTGTACTTTGTGAATGATGCAAAACCGCAGTTTGCGGGCAATGTGGGCGGTGTTGTGCTGGGTTATACCTATGGCACGACTCTGTTCGAGAATGTCAGCGTCACCAACAGCTCCATCTGGGGCTACGGCAAGATCGGCATCCTGCTGGGCATGGGCGCCGATCCCGGCGTGAAGGTCACCTTCAAGGGCTGCGTTTCCAAGAACAACACCATCCACGCCGCCTATGACATGGGCGGTCTGGCCGGCATGATCCAGCGTGGCAACGGCGTGGACAACGCCAGCGTGGAGAACTGCACGGTGGAGAACATCACGGTGGATTATTATGAAGAGTGCGTGGACGTTCAGGGCAAGGCCACTTTGAAGGAAAATGATAAGAATGGTGCTGATGTAATCAAGGAAGTCAGCGGCAAATACTGGGTCAATGGTGGTTACTATTGGGGCGGTTATGCGGATTATTATGTCTCCTATGGCGATTCCAGCTATGATGCGCCGGTGGAGGGGTACAGAATGCGCCTTGCTAACAGCGAGTACTGCGTGAACAAGTAA